Proteins co-encoded in one Zygotorulaspora mrakii chromosome 5, complete sequence genomic window:
- the HAS1 gene encoding ATP-dependent RNA helicase HAS1 (similar to Saccharomyces cerevisiae HAS1 (YMR290C); ancestral locus Anc_5.40) yields MATKSSGSKRHREAGSAGAAPNNSDTVLNGDGDRKDSVYAIENEKKNDDEKVVESFEDLDFSGPTLKAIEKMGFKTMTPVQARTIPPLLAGRDVLGAAKTGSGKTLAFLIPAIEILHSLKFKPRNGTGVIVITPTRELALQIFGVARELMEFHSQTFGIVIGGANRRQEADKLAKGVNLLIATPGRLLDHLQNTKGFVFKNLKALIIDEADRILEIGFEDEMKQIIKILPNQERQTMLFSATQTTKVEDLARISLRPGPLFINVVTERENSTADGLEQGYVVCESDKRFLLLFSFLKRNQKKKIIVFLSSCNSVKYYAELLNYIDLPVLELHGKQKQQKRTNTFFEFCNAERGILVCTDVAARGLDIPSVDWIIQFDPPDDPRDYIHRVGRTARGTKGKGKSLMFLIPTELGFLRYLKAAKVPLNEFEFPTNKIANVQSQLEKLIHSNYYLHQTAKDGYRSYLQAYASHSLKTVYQIDKLDLAKVAKSYGFPVPPKVNITIGASGKTPVTKRRKVDRH; encoded by the coding sequence ATGGCTACCAAGAGTTCTGGAAGCAAACGCCACAGGGAGGCCGGATCGGCTGGTGCAGCTCCCAATAATTCAGACACTGTTCTTAATGGTGATGGTGATAGAAAAGATTCTGTATATGCCATCGAGAACGAGAAGAAGAACGATGATGAGAAAGTGGTCGAAAGCTTTGAGgatttagatttttcagGCCCAACTCTGAAGGCGATCGAGAAAATGGGATTCAAGACAATGACACCAGTGCAGGCTAGAACCATTCCTCCTCTTCTTGCCGGAAGGGATGTCCTTGGTGCTGCAAAGACTGGATCTGGTAAAACTTTAGCATTTTTGATACCTGCGATTGAAATATTgcattctttgaaattcaagCCTAGAAATGGTACCGGTGTGATTGTTATCACACCCACAAGAGAGTTGGCGCTACAAATTTTTGGTGTAGCGAGAGAACTGATGGAATTTCACTCTCAGACTTTTGGAATAGTTATTGGCGGGGCCAATCGTAGACAAGAAGCGGACAAGTTAGCAAAGGGAGTTAATTTGCTAATCGCAACACCTGGTAGATTATTGGATCATTTACAGAACACAAAAGGttttgttttcaagaatttgaaagctttGATTATCGATGAGGCTGATCGTATCTTGGAAATTGGATTCGAGGATGAAATGAAacaaattataaaaatattaCCTAACCAAGAAAGACAAACTATGTTGTTTTCTGCGACGCAAACCACCAAGGTGGAGGATTTGGCAAGAATCTCTTTAAGGCCAGGCCCATTATTTATAAACGTTGTCACGGAAAGAGAAAACTCGACTGCGGATGGTCTTGAACAAGGATATGTTGTTTGTGAAAGTGACAAAAGATTTCTGTTactattttcttttttgaaaaggaatcagaagaagaaaattattGTTTTCCTTTCATCTTGTAATTCTGTGAAATATTATGCCGAGTTACTAAATTATATTGATTTACCAGTACTGGAACTACATGGAAAGCAGAAACAAcagaaaagaacaaacacattttttgaattttgtaATGCTGAAAGGGGTATATTGGTTTGTACTGATGTTGCCGCTAGAGGCTTAGATATCCCTTCCGTCGATTGGATTATTCAGTTTGATCCTCCGGATGATCCAAGAGATTACATTCATAGAGTGGGAAGAACTGCAAGAGGTACTAAAGGTAAGGGAAAATCTCTTATGTTTTTGATTCCCACAGAACTTGGATTTTTaagatatttgaaagcGGCGAAAGTTCCTCTTAACGAATTCGAATTCCCAACTAATAAAATTGCCAACGTTCAGTCCCAATTGGAAAAACTAATTCACTCCAATTATTACCTTCACCAAACTGCCAAAGATGGTTATAGATCATACTTACAAGCTTACGCATCGCATTCGTTGAAAACAGTCTATCAAATTGATAAACTTGATCTGGCTAAGGTTGCTAAATCATACGGCTTCCCCGTACCACCAAAGGTTAACATCACGATAGGTGCGAGCGGTAAAACACCAGTAACAAAGAGACGTAAAGTAGATAGGCATTAG
- a CDS encoding uncharacterized protein (similar to Saccharomyces cerevisiae YGR266W; ancestral locus Anc_5.39), producing the protein MNFRENWFGDWDTEQLYAELVDGCDDCAITSPVVKSGMVCGPILRLRKVDYDENVYYGSILVVLKGPAAEGPKIAYTTGPASEQSEESLELKLKDGVFESTMFHREVWDDENISFFRYNIALPLTEKEQMVKYALDGESKPHYRFFIPSATTNFNTISYSCNGFSLSVDTKKFKGSLWFDILNKHSKVHYNVMLGGGDQIYSDGITIYCEKVKEWSHKNDLLQKRTMKVDGEFKKQLDDFYLKEYIEWYGYGHWKGSTDDSKTTQRCLPIAMATIPSVNIWDDHDIIDGFGSYSDGFMKSDVFSSIGKAAYKYYMLFQHHVSIEESEAYLKDPIWLLGNRPGPYIGERSHSVFTRLGPTMGLLGLDCRTERKLAQIVTDETYDIVFKKMEEEAKKSNMDHLLVMLGVPIAYPRLVLLEWLFTSRLLHPLKILSRKGIIAGGLVNKFNGDIELLDDLDDHWCARHHKKERNGLMARLQDFGAKYSTRITILSGDVHLASIGRFKSKKHRHHIFSSSEHDADNAKIENEPENDLRLMFNVISSAVVNTPPPNAMAALLQSKATIHHFDHETDEDAVPIFKYGVDEKSRASTCFLNRRNWSDILPVENALNNEFLKSQFRSNLQDRVVPGIVTGGKPLKKVDPQQGQPSSETKEGYSAYPITEKGILVSLFIETDPLSAKSCTTRYALPIPELKAQCDSLTHSGLKHWKLK; encoded by the coding sequence ATGAATTTTAGAGAAAACTGGTTCGGTGACTGGGATACAGAGCAACTTTACGCTGAATTGGTGGATGGCTGCGACGATTGCGCAATTACTTCGCCCGTTGTGAAGAGTGGTATGGTGTGTGGCCCTATCCTACGATTGAGAAAAGTTGATTACGACGAAAACGTTTACTATGGTTCTATACTGGTGGTACTTAAGGGTCCTGCGGCTGAGGGCCCAAAAATTGCGTACACGACAGGCCCTGCATCTGAGCAGAGTGAGGAGAGCTTGGAGCTGAAATTAAAAGACGGTGTCTTTGAATCTACAATGTTTCACAGAGAGGTTTGGGATGACGAAAATATCAGCTTTTTCAGATACAATATTGCGTTACCTTTAACTGAGAAGGAacaaatggtaaaataCGCTTTGGATGGCGAATCAAAGCCTCACTACCGCTTCTTTATCCCTTCAGCCACCACTAACTTCAACACTATCTCTTACTCCTGTAACggtttttctttatctgTAGATactaaaaaattcaaaggCTCTCTGTGGTTCGACATTTTGAACAAACattcaaaagttcattACAACGTTATGCTAGGTGGTGGTGACCAGATCTATTCTGACGGCATTACGATTTATTGTGAGAAAGTTAAGGAATGGAGTCATAAAAACGATTTGTTGCAAAAACGTACTATGAAAGTTGATGGCGAGTTTAAGAAGCAATTAGACGATTTCTATTTGAAAGAGTACATTGAATGGTACGGCTATGGTCATTGGAAGGGCTCAACAGATGATTCTAAGACTACTCAAAGATGTTTACCCATTGCAATGGCAACAATTCCCTCCGTCAATATTTGGGATGATCATGACATCATAGATGGGTTCGGGTCTTATTCCGATGGGTTCATGAAATCTGACGTGTTTTCGTCTATAGGGAAAGCTGCTTACAAGTATTACATGCTTTTCCAACACCATGTCAGTATAGAGGAGAGTGAGGCCTATTTGAAGGACCCCATATGGTTACTTGGAAATCGTCCTGGCCCATATATCGGTGAGCGTTCGCATTCTGTTTTCACTCGTTTGGGACCAACAATGGGGTTATTGGGACTTGACTGTAGAACAGAACGGAAATTAGCGCAAATCGTTACGGATGAAACATATGATATagtcttcaaaaaaatggaagaagaggctaaaaaatcaaatatgGACCATCTGTTAGTAATGCTCGGCGTTCCTATTGCATATCCAAGATTAGTACTATTAGAATGGCTTTTCACATCGAGACTACTTCATCCTCTTAAAATATTGTCTAGAAAAGGAATTATAGCGGGCGGGTTGGTCAATAAGTTCAATGGTGACATCGAGCTTTTAGATGATTTGGATGATCATTGGTGCGCCAGACATCATAAGAAGGAACGCAATGGACTGATGGCCAGATTACAAGATTTTGGAGCAAAATACTCAACAAGAATCACAATTCTCTCCGGAGACGTGCATTTGGCGTCCATCGGTAGATTCAAGAGTAAAAAACACAGACAtcacattttttcctcatcagAACATGACGCTGACAATGCCAAAATCGAGAACGAACCGGAAAATGACCTTAGACTAATGTTCAACGTCATATCCAGTGCTGTCGTGAATACCCCACCACCGAACGCGATGGCAGCACTATTACAGTCCAAAGCGACAATTCACCATTTTGATCACGAGACCGACGAAGACGCGGTTCCTATTTTTAAATATGGTGTCGATGAAAAGAGTAGAGCCAGTACCTGCTTCCTAAATAGGAGAAATTGGTCTGATATCCTTCCTGTTGAAAATGCGTTGAACAACgaatttttgaagtctCAATTTAGATCAAATTTGCAAGATCGTGTTGTTCCAGGAATCGTCACCGGGGGAAAACCCttaaaaaaagttgacCCGCAACAAGGTCAACCTAGttcagaaacaaaagaaggCTATTCGGCATATCCAATCACGGAGAAAGGCATTCTAGTTTCCTTATTTATTGAAACGGATCCCTTAAGTGCAAAATCATGCACGACAAGGTATGCGTTACCCATCCCGGAGTTGAAAGCCCAATGCGACTCCTTGACACACAGTGGTCTAAAACATTGGAAGTTAAAATGA
- the MES1 gene encoding methionine--tRNA ligase MES1 (similar to Saccharomyces cerevisiae MES1 (YGR264C); ancestral locus Anc_5.41), with amino-acid sequence MPIQLSFDKSKNGDHALLFANNLKIALAIEYCTKDVEISVNDDFKEPQLLISDSARLFDANSILRYAKNDFEGLNSAESHYSLSSLEVILHKKDVPDQHIAECISKSLGVYLKSIEEPISATKLIIFANTYALNPQHVKEHFPNLPEKVVKALLVAEKITPRNLAAVKKTGAVRIAEGHGIKPQEESILPKDNERNILITSALPYVNNVPHLGNIVGSVLSADIFARYCKARNYNSLFICGTDEYGTATETKALEEGVSPRELCDKYHAIHRDVYKWFQIGFDYFGRTTTNQQTEIAQDIFLKLNKNNLLEEQTMKQLFCPVHKGFLADRYVEGTCPKCGYEDARGDQCDKCGALLDPFELINPRCKLDNGVPEIRYSDHIFLSLDKLEKRISDWVEKSSTEGNWSKNSKTITQSWLKDGLKPRCITRDLVWGTPVPLEKFNKKVLYVWFDAPIGYVSITANYLKDWEKWWKNPDNVKLYQFMGKDNVPFHTVIFPGSQLGTGDKWTLLHHLNTTEYLQYEGGKFSKSRGIGVFGNNAQESGVSASVWRYYLASVRPESSDSHFSWDDFVARNNGELLANLGNFVNRLIKFVNAKYNGIVPVYDEKNLSGFASLKQNVDEILKSYINEMEQAHERRGLELAMSLSARGNQFLQENKLDNSLFSEFPAKADAVVGVGLNLIYVVASLIGPYMPETTEKIYKMLNAPAIRIEDEFELIILGGHNINKAEYLFQRIDEKQIEEWRAKYGGKQV; translated from the coding sequence ATGCCTATACAACtgtcttttgataaatctAAAAATGGCGATCATGCCTTGCTATTCGCAAATAATCTGAAAATTGCTCTTGCGATTGAATACTGCACAAAAGATGTTGAGATATCAGTTAATGATGATTTCAAGGAACCACAATTGCTGATTTCAGATTCAGCACGTTTATTCGATGCCAATTCTATATTGAGATACGCAAAGAATGATTTTGAGGGTCTAAACTCAGCAGAGTCTCATTACTCCCTATCATCTCTCGAAGTCATTCTACACAAAAAGGACGTTCCCGATCAGCACATTGCCGAGTGTATTTCCAAATCTCTGGGAGTGTACTTGAAATCCATTGAAGAGCCAATTAGCGCTACGAAATTAATCATCTTTGCCAACACATATGCATTAAATCCCCAACATGTCAAAGAGCATTTTCCAAACCTGCCTGAAAAAGTTGTGAAAGCTTTATTGGTAGCCGAAAAGATTACGCCACGTAATCTGGCAGCTGTTAAGAAAACTGGGGCAGTTCGCATTGCTGAAGGCCATGGAATCAAACcacaagaagaaagcatATTACCAAAGGATAATGAACGCAATATATTGATTACATCAGCCTTACCATATGTTAATAATGTTCCTCATTTAGGTAACATTGTTGGTAGTGTTTTATCTGCGGATATTTTTGCTCGTTATTGTAAGGCCAGAAATTACAATTCTCTATTTATCTGTGGAACTGATGAATACGGTACGGCAACTGAGACTAAAGCCCTAGAGGAAGGTGTTTCGCCCCGTGAATTATGTGATAAGTACCACGCAATCCATAGAGACGTTTACAAATGGTTCCAGATCGGCTTCGATTACTTTGGTAGAACTACGACGAATCAACAAACAGAGATTGCCCAAGACATCTTTCTTAAATTAAATAAGAATAATCTCTTGGAAGAACAAACCATGAAGCAGTTGTTTTGCCCAGTTCATAAAGGCTTTTTGGCTGACAGATACGTTGAGGGTACATGTCCTAAGTGTGGTTATGAGGATGCTCGTGGTGATCAATGTGATAAATGCGGTGCTCTACTAGATCCGTTTGAATTGATTAACCCACGTTGTAAATTAGATAATGGTGTTCCCGAAATTAGATACTCtgatcatatttttttgtctttagataaactggaaaagagaatttcCGACTGGGTGGAAAAGTCATCCACTGAAGGTAACTGgtcaaagaattcaaaaacaatcaCGCAATCATGGTTGAAGGACGGTTTGAAACCTCGTTGTATTACAAGAGATTTGGTCTGGGGTACTCCAGTGCCATTAGAGAAGTTTAATAAAAAGGTTTTATATGTCTGGTTCGATGCCCCAATTGGTTATGTTTCCATTACTGCCAACTATCTCAAGGACTGGGAAAAATGGTGGAAGAATCCAGACAACGTAAAACTCTATCAATTTATGGGCAAAGATAATGTCCCATTCCATACCGTCATCTTTCCGGGATCTCAACTAGGTACCGGTGATAAGTGGACTTTGTTGCATCATTTGAATACGACGGAGTATCTGCAATACGAAGGTGGAAAATTTTCTAAGAGTAGGGGTATAGGTGTTTTTGGTAATAATGCACAAGAATCTGGTGTTTCCGCCAGTGTATGGAGATACTATTTGGCATCTGTAAGACCTGAATCAAGCGACTCACATTTCTCTTGGGATGACTTTGTCGCTAGAAATAATGGGGAATTACTAGCCAACTTGGGAAATTTCGTTAACAGACTGATTAAATTCGTAAATGCAAAGTACAATGGTATAGTTCCTGTGTATGATGAGAAGAACTTATCTGGTTTTGCTTCCTTGAAACAGAATGtggatgaaattttgaaaagctaCATTAACGAAATGGAACAGGCACATGAAAGGCGTGGTCTTGAACTTGCTATGTCATTAAGTGCCCGTGGtaatcaatttttgcaagAGAACAAGCTGGACAATAGTTTATTTTCCGAGTTTCCTGCCAAGGCAGATGCTGTTGTGGGTGTTGGTCTGAACTTAATCTACGTTGTCGCTTCTCTGATTGGCCCATATATGCCAGAAACCACTGAGAAGATATATAAAATGTTGAATGCACCTGCAATTAGAATCGAGGATGAATTCGAGTTGATAATTTTGGGCGGTCACAACATTAACAAAGCTGAATACTTGTTTCAACGTATCGATGAGAAACAGATTGAAGAGTGGAGAGCAAAATACGGTGGCAAGCAAGTTTAA